From the genome of Cryptococcus neoformans var. neoformans B-3501A chromosome 1, whole genome shotgun sequence, one region includes:
- a CDS encoding hypothetical protein (Match to ESTs gb|CF194542.1|CF194542, gb|CF189586.1|CF189586, gb|CF185962.1|CF185962) produces the protein MSYASVASHNIPFGEMPEPDQSLSENPPPVAEKKGKAGQETNKKAQEVKKGAKELKKEARAELNKAESNLAPYWEKTKDVVLRPGTLGGLVGVVNVGILGTIGYFAYTKRNQRWDNRIIGGTIASTLALFGAEGYLAESYLSTPEGRAEADRAKAEGSKFYLQAKEVILRPKVAGGLVGALNVAVLGSVGYFSYKNWNKIWDPRIVLGVAAGLVGLSGVEGYAGKRYADEH, from the exons ATGTCCTACGCTTCCGTTGCTAGCCATAACA TCCCCTTTGGCGAAATGCCCGAACCAGACCAGTCTCTCTCTGAGaaccctcctcctgtcGCCGAG aagaagggcaaggcaGGACAAGAAACCAACAAGAAGGCTCAAGAAGTAAAGAAGGGTGCCAAAGAactcaagaaggaggccAGG GCCGAGCTAAACAAGGCCGAGTCTAACTTGGCTCCTTACTGGGAGAAGACCAAGGACGTTGTTCTTCGACCCGGCACTCTTGGTGGTCTTGTGGGTGTTGTCAATGTCGGCATCTTGGGTACTATTGGTTACTTTGCCTACACCAAGCGAAACCAACGTTGGGATAACCGAATCATCGGTGGGACCATTGCGAGCACTCTTGCCCTCTTTGGTGCCGAGGG CTACCTTGCCGAATCTTATCTCTCTACACCTGAAGGCCGTGCCGAGGCCGATCGAGCAAAGGCTGAGGGCTCCAAGTTCTATCTCCAAGCCAAGGAGGTTATTCTCCGTCCAAAGGTTGCCGGTGGCCTAGTTGGTGCTTTGAACGTTGCGGTACTCGGTTCAGTTGGTTATTTCAGCTACAAGAACTGGAACAAGATTTGGGACCCTAGGATTGTTTTGGGGGTGGCCGCTGGTCTTGTTGGGTTGAGTGGTGTTGAGGG TTATGCGGGCAAGCGTTACGCGGACGAGCACTAG
- a CDS encoding hypothetical protein (Match to ESTs gb|CF194542.1|CF194542, gb|CF185962.1|CF185962, gb|CF194529.1|CF194529) — MSYASVASHNIPFGEMPEPDQSLSENPPPVAEAVAPEDPLASELPTSVELHPPPEPEPSVSDVAPKPLSPPPKSSVQLPESGAEWEKKKGKAGQETNKKAQEVKKGAKELKKEARAELNKAESNLAPYWEKTKDVVLRPGTLGGLVGVVNVGILGTIGYFAYTKRNQRWDNRIIGGTIASTLALFGAEGYLAESYLSTPEGRAEADRAKAEGSKFYLQAKEVILRPKVAGGLVGALNVAVLGSVGYFSYKNWNKIWDPRIVLGVAAGLVGLSGVEGYAGKRYADEH, encoded by the exons ATGTCCTACGCTTCCGTTGCTAGCCATAACA TCCCCTTTGGCGAAATGCCCGAACCAGACCAGTCTCTCTCTGAGaaccctcctcctgtcGCCGAG GCCGTTGCTCCCGAGGACCCTCTCGCCTCTGAGCTGCCTACTTCAGTGGAGCTTCACCCCCCCCCTGAGCCTGAGCCCTCTGTTTCAGACGTGGCTCCTAAgcccctctctcctcccccaAAGAGTAGTGTACAGCTTCCAGAGAGTGGCGCTgaatgggaaaagaagaagggcaaggcaGGACAAGAAACCAACAAGAAGGCTCAAGAAGTAAAGAAGGGTGCCAAAGAactcaagaaggaggccAGG GCCGAGCTAAACAAGGCCGAGTCTAACTTGGCTCCTTACTGGGAGAAGACCAAGGACGTTGTTCTTCGACCCGGCACTCTTGGTGGTCTTGTGGGTGTTGTCAATGTCGGCATCTTGGGTACTATTGGTTACTTTGCCTACACCAAGCGAAACCAACGTTGGGATAACCGAATCATCGGTGGGACCATTGCGAGCACTCTTGCCCTCTTTGGTGCCGAGGG CTACCTTGCCGAATCTTATCTCTCTACACCTGAAGGCCGTGCCGAGGCCGATCGAGCAAAGGCTGAGGGCTCCAAGTTCTATCTCCAAGCCAAGGAGGTTATTCTCCGTCCAAAGGTTGCCGGTGGCCTAGTTGGTGCTTTGAACGTTGCGGTACTCGGTTCAGTTGGTTATTTCAGCTACAAGAACTGGAACAAGATTTGGGACCCTAGGATTGTTTTGGGGGTGGCCGCTGGTCTTGTTGGGTTGAGTGGTGTTGAGGG TTATGCGGGCAAGCGTTACGCGGACGAGCACTAG
- a CDS encoding hypothetical protein (HMMPfam hit to 4HBT, Thioesterase superfamily, score: 47.2, E(): 4.5e-11), giving the protein MSSPLYVELRLLEARPGYIRGAFKIDAKHLNNHNTIHGGAILTLTDTITSLSLSTHGLLAPTGVSVDISTSFVRPGGTTGSDLICIGTVEQLGRTLAYTKCEFYTPPGGERGNKLVAYGAQTKFMGGAKPVVRFSADGETELPLENTEAKL; this is encoded by the exons ATGTCCTCTCCTCTGTATGTGGAG CTGCGTCTACTCGAGGCTCGGCCAGGATATATCAGGGGAGCGTTCAAGATAGATGCGAAACATTTGAACAACCACAAC ACGATTCACGGTGGTGCGATCCTCACT CTCACAGACACGATTACTTCCTTATCCCTCTCTACTCACGGCCTTTTAGCTCCCACTGGTGTCTCCGTTGACATAAGCACATCCTTCGTTCGCCCTGGTGGCACGACAGGCTCTGACCTCATCTGTATCGGTACCGTGGAGCAGCTCGGTCGTACATTGGCTTACACCAAGTGCGAGTTCTATACTCCTCCtggaggtgaaagaggtAATAAGCTTGTGGCATACGGAGCGCAGACAAAGTTCATGGGTGGTGCAAAGCCTGTGGTCAGGTTCAGCGCGGATGGAGAAACCGAGTTACCCTTGGAAAATACCGAGGCCAAGCTGTAG
- a CDS encoding hypothetical protein (Match to ESTs gb|CF187660.1|CF187660, gb|CF187659.1|CF187659), translating into MEGRYNPFEDPDTIPVYQIFLLFITFVGPPTFLFVLFARRTATRPHLHHTATVLVLGDIGRSPRMMYHSESLARHNWRTFMVGYAETPPTSALLENPMVHLLGLKEPPKMVGLLPWILRAPIRIIYQVFSVIHTCIWRVPCNTEILLVQNPPSIPTLALAQFICLATKTKLIIDWHNTGYSILGLRVGEGSRLVRIAKWFESTFGQTAYAHLFVTKALQEFLIREWDLKGRTSVLHDRPPTHFHRTVPMIQHELFSRLLPELKPSLPPSHLDTNDPTHTAFTEISSEGLAVLKHTRPALIISSTSWTADEDFSLLITALDLYQSAVDSGSALPKLVVLITGKGALRAPFENIVKSREISKWKDITVRCVFVPAQEYPPLLGCADLGVSLHTSSSGKDLPMKVVDMFGCGVPVLAKDFQCISELVKDGENGKVFGTGEELGEQMIDILSSFPSSEKLDDLKGYFDRMNTPRRRATLPTADVGEDEWSNWDDNWDNVVYNGILNKIRR; encoded by the exons ATGGAGGGACGTTACAACCCGTTCGAAGACCCAGACACCATCCCAGTCTACCAAATTTTCCTACTGTTTATTACCTTCGTAGGCCCTCCTACATTTCTTTTCGTTCTCTTTGCCAGACGCACTGCAACGCGCCCACATTTACATCACACAGCGACTGTTCTTGTACTGGGTGACATTGGTCGAAGTCCCCGAATGATGTATCATTCGGAATCGCTAGCGAGACATAATTGGCGCACTTTTATGGTGGGGTATGCCGAGACGCCACCTACATCAGCTTTACTTGAAAATCCAATGGTACATCTTTTGGGTCTGAAAGAACCGCCCAAGATGGTGGGGCTTTTGCCGTGGATTTTGAGAGCTCCAATCAGGATTATATATCAGGTATTCTCAGTCATTCACACCTGCATTTGGAGAGTTCCCTGCAATACAGAAATCCTCTTGGTACAGAATCCCCCTTCGATTCCTACATTGGCACTTGCACAGTTTATCTGTCTCGCCACCAAAACGAAATTGATCATTGATTGGCACAACACCGGGTATTCTATCCTTGGACTGAGGGTGGGAGAAGGTTCGAGACTTGTCAGAATTGCCAAATG GTTTGAGTCAACATTTGGGCAAACAGCGTACGCACACCTCTTTGTGACCAAGGCTTTACAAGAATTTCTGATAAGAGAATGGGACCTAAA GGGACGGACATCCGTTCTTCACGACAGACCGCCTACCCATTTCCACCGCACAGTGCCCATGATACAGCACGAACTTTTCTCGCGCCTTTTGCCTGAACTGAagccttccctccctccttcacaTCTTGATACCAATGATCCCACTCATACAGCCTTCACCGAGATTTCTTCTGAAGGTCTGGCCGTATTGAAACACACTAGACCGGCATTgatcatctcttccacttcATGGACAGCCGACGAAGATTTTTCGCTACTCATCACGGCTCTCGATCTGTACCAATCGGCTGTAGATTCTGGATCCGCTCTTCCCAAACTTGTTGTTCTTATTACAGGCAAGGGAGCCCTTCGCGCTCCGTTCGAAAATATTGTGAAATCCAGGGAAATTTCAAAATGGAAAGATATCACCGTGCGCTGTGTTTTTGTCCCTGCTCAAGAGTATCCTCCCCTTCTGGGCTGTGCCGATCTGGGTGTGAGTTTGCACACTAGTAGCTCGGGTAAGGACTTGCCCATGAAGGTGGTCGACATGTTCGGATGCGGTGTTCCCGTACTAGCCAAAGACTTCCAGTGTATCAGTGAATTGGTGAAAGACGGGGAAAACGGGAAAGTTTTCGGTACTGGGGAGGAGTTAGGCGAGCAAATGATA GAtattctttcttcattcccGTCCTCGGAGAAGCTAGACGATCTTAAAGGTTACTTTGATCGAATGAACACGCCGAGACGAAGAGCCACCTTGCCCACTGCTGACGTCGGAGAGGATGAATGGTCCAATTGGGATGATAACTGGGATAATGTGGTTTATAATGGGATTTTGAACAAGATCAGACGTTAA
- a CDS encoding hypothetical protein (Match to EST gb|CF190024.1|CF190024), with protein MFKFDFQFEEVDDEQVQIPTTTFVASTQSSQADAGTSASAKNDRGVDRSCHHLSLDELIKTLPDAISYSPLYHQTLYTPLLRRDLFDARFQLINRETEDESKENVTPENEDEDDYVDAKTDLIPGLYEGGLKTWEGGVDLIEVLARSLAGNSTEEQNKNVGEWVKGGKVLEVGCGTSLPTAFLLRSLLSLPTSSTPSKTILHLQDYNHLVLSLVSLPNLILAVLPYLPPEVLRLADEGDEPIETVVPDLEEPGNLSLNKDLVEAFQKLLEERGIELKFTYGHWEGLSKELKEEKDGYGLVLTAETIYSQDSTPALIDVLREAVGKSGPIEHKVDVELESSLEDLRVKDDWAKRPLREVSSGLVLVAAKVLYFGVGGGLQAFLHAAEANGAYHSTVKEWSQGVGRKIVQVGW; from the exons ATGTTCAAGTTCGATTTCCAGTTT GAGGAGGTAGACGACGAGCAGGTCCAGATTCCGACCACAACCTTTGTCGCCTCGACACAATCATCTCAGGCGGATGCTGGGACTTCGGCTTCTGCGAAAAATGATCGGGGCGTTGATAGGAGCTGCCACCACCTGAGCTTAGATGAATTG ATCAAAACATTACCTGACGCTATTTCCTATTCTCCTCTCTACCACCAAACCCTGTATACGCCGCTTTTACGCCGAGATTTGTTCGATGCAAGATTCCAGCTCATCAACAGAGAAACTGAAGACGAATCTAAAGAAAACGTGACCCcagaaaatgaagatgaagatgactATGTGGACGCCAAGACGGACTTGATACCTGGCCTTTATGAAGGAGGTTTAAAGACGTGGGAAGGTGGTGTAGATCTCATCGAAGTTTTGGCAAGGTCTTTGGCTGGAAACTCAACGGAAGAACAGAACAAAAACGTCGGTGAATGGGTAAAGGGCGGCAAAGTGCTAGAA GTTGGCTGTGGCACTTCACTCCCTACAGCCTTTCTACTTCGTTCTCTTTTGTCCCTTCCCACTTCTTCTACTCCCTCAAAAACAATACTCCACCTTCAAGATTACAATCATCTTGTCCTCTCCCTTGTCAGCCTTCCCAATCTCATACTTGCTGTTCTCCCATATCTCCCCCCTGAAGTGCTTCGTTTGGCAGATGAAGGTGACGAGCCAATAGAAACCGTTGTACCTGATCTGGAAGAACCGGGAAACCTCAGTTTGAATAAAGACCTTGTTGAGGCATTCCAGAAGCttttggaagagagaggcaTAGAGTTAAAATTCACCTATGGACACTGGGAAGGGTTGAGCAAAgagttgaaagaagagaaggatggttATGGACTGGTTTTGACCGCCGAAACAATCTATTCACAGGATAGTACACCAGCTTTGATCGATGTTCTGCGAGAGGCAGTCGGGAAATCTGGACCTATTGAGCACAAGGTGGATGTGGAACTCGAAAGCAGTTTAGAAGATCTGAGGGTCAAGGATGATTGGGCAAAGCGACCTTTGAGAGAGGTATCTAGCGGGCTTGTACTAGTCGCCGCCAAA GTCCTTTATTTTGGAGTTGGTGGAGGTCTTCAGGCCTTCTTGCACGCCGCAGAGGCAAATGGCGCCTACCATTCTACTGTCAAGGAGTGGTCACAAGGTGTCGGGCGAAAGATAGTGCAGGTCGGATGGTAA
- a CDS encoding hypothetical protein (Match to EST gb|CF185665.1|CF185665): MNTRPPPPSGPPPRYTAVVRKVYPFSLRPVVIFLSLAGFIYGLALGVDSITDRNDAKETFKMQVFDIVAGILYLVVAAIEAFVILVAALQSLSLARLFIVAVPIGLIINLAVNVIEIIAHFTTKSDLIAQCVYNEDRQAYNDVGGIVGNITTSEANSICTSLWNRGTWAVFIWLFVTLALSIVFASAYFSYYHQLLDPSSVRTRQPVYNRQNQSYPLQSGPGGYRPPPPADGQQAWMVPPYPGPPNYANNPPPPRGWDKSDYHPDAEWAQADYTTPSRERDIVDNREEEEAWERAQSQGVTAHLTGHAPSRAREDVERNSGYVIPNAEEDEEWERARNEGVTAHLTGAATKRDRERDV; encoded by the exons ATGAACACCAGGCCGCCCCCTCCCTCAG GCCCGCCCCCTCGATATACCGCCGTTGTTCGCAAAGTTTATCCTTTCTCACTGCGCCCTGTTGTCATCTTCCTATCACTTGCTGGGTTTATTTATGGTTTGGCTCTGGGAGTAGACTCAATCACGGACAGAAATGACGCCAAAG AGACTTTCAAAATGCAAGTTTTCGATATCGTAGCAGGAATCCTGTACCTAGTAGTTGCAGCGATTGAAGCTTTCGTCATCCTCGTGGCTGCTTTG CAAAGCCTCTCTCTGGCACGATTGTTCATTGTGGCAGTCCCCATTGGGCTTATCATTAATTTAGCTGTCAATGTCATTGAAATCATTGCGCATTTCACCACCAAG TCTGATCTGATTGCGCAATGTGTGTACAATGAAGATAGACAGGCATATAACGAC GTGGGGGGTATCGTTGGGAACATCACTACAAGCGAGGCCAATAGCA TCTGTACAAGTTTATGGAACAGGGGTACATGGGCAGTCTTTATCTGGCTTTTCGTTACTCTTGCCCTTTCT ATTGTATTCGCTTCGGCATACTTTTCATATTATCACCAGCTCCTTGACCCATCTTCTGTCCGTACGCGTCAGCCAGTCTACAACCGTCAGAACCAATCCTACCCTCTTCAAAGCGGTCCAGGTGGATATCGCCCGCCTCCCCCTGCAGATGGTCAGCAAGCCTGGATGGTCCCACCTTATCCTGGACCTCCAAACTACGCAAATAACCCACCTCCTCCGCGCGGATGGGACAAATCAGATTATCATCCCGATGCGGAATGGGCTCAGGCCGATTACACCACACCTTCGCGCGAGAGGGATATTGTCGATAatagggaagaagaggaagcttGGGAGCGCGCTCAGTCTCAAGGGGTCACAGCTCATCTGACAGGACATGCTCCTTCAAGAGCCAGAGAAGACGTTGAGCGCAATAGTGGTTATGTTATCCCTAATgctgaggaggatgaggaatggGAGAGGGCTAGGAATGAGGGTGTAACGGCGCACCTGACAGGTGCCGCAACGAAGAGGGATCGAGAAAGGGATGTCTGA
- a CDS encoding hypothetical protein (HMMPfam hit to F-box, F-box domain, score: 41.7, E(): 2.1e-09; HMMPfam hit to WD40, WD domain, G-beta repeat, score: 242.6, E(): 6.6e-70): MDYNDLDSANGRGLPTGGLTWSNEGPVLQMEDAVVETVVTHTTRTTTSFQPITLPRVPSPEHLKLPNHLPGEKYPLADQPAPSDMRLFTMTLGGRRVIVQDESASGESGIEMSGPGWTRTLLNGSMTEAENGVDVADESLTFLQALNRSKGKEKKREYEERSDAPASPVANDISARRSPPRKKIRGLDEINIPTAPTAQAPNMGSGVELSALFSLPSLVSHFDTLPDRLQQHFLMHLLRRSRMPTLQRISNFVSTALRRDFITQLPHEVAIQILKSVDGKSLASASRVCKKWKRIIDMERSVWKARLLDDKLWSGFGTEEQEESLVLERYEALDLHDQLEGRRTSYQAVSGEDEQMFSPTLGHDLRERPTPLKHVYRRRYQDQKNWIHTRPEHSSFTGQGTNVVTCLQFDEDKIVSASDDHSINIYNTNDGQLRKRLDGHEGGVWTLQYKGHTLVSGSTDRTVRIWDLEDLRMTYVFAGHTSTVRCLQIVEPVWEEETQSYQPPVPMIVTGSRDATLRVWKLPQKDDPLYDGIVEEEQTELIGPDVNPFHMHLLEGHSLAVRTIATHGRICVSGSYDMSVRVWDIVKGTSLHVLTGHEDKVYSIVYDPYRKRCASGSLDSTVKVWDIVSGQCLHTLQGHTSLVGLLGLSPNYLVSAAADSSLRIWDPNTCQLKNVLASHSGAITCFQHDETKVISGSDGTLKLWDVKTGTFVRDLVVGISAVWQVSFNKNLLVAASNRNGATVFDVFRFGQSSTQDVDDPSLDNLQPPRWERWAAEKRRRLEMEEKKKRKSRSRKARTESAWDDRLEKVRDPRMASWKTTLPYAPTGHLGYSVEGEEPDERVGLQPPPAFGFRTGSHAGSSKGNSPYQLSSAQSGSNNVVRRGLHDLSGSPTPTGVARRRAGLMISKVPRAEGSNGASAALPPGSVVGPLDIGESSASTAVVEDNYQDDEGEEDEEMENADEHSY; the protein is encoded by the exons ATGGACTATAACGACTTGGATTCTGCAAACGGCCGTGGGCTCCCCACGGGAGGGCTGACATGGTCCAACGAAGGACCGGTCTTGCAGATGGAAGATGCAGTGGTAGAGACAGT TGTTACGCATACAACCCGTACAACAACATCGTTCCAACCCATCACCCTCCCTCGAGTCCCTTCTCCAGAGCATCTCAAACTCCCAAATCACCTTCCTGGCGAAAAGTATCCTCTGGCGGACCAGCCCGCGCCCAGTGACATGCGTTTATTTACTATGActcttggaggaagaagagtaatCGTTCAGGATGAAAGTGCCTCTGGAGAGAGTGGAATAGAAATGTCTGGCCCTGGGTGGACAAGAACTCTGTTGAACGGCAGTATGACTGAGGCTGAAAATGGTGTCGACGTAGCAGACGAAAGCTTGACTTTTCTTCAAGCCCTTAACAGGtcaaaaggcaaagagaagaagagggaataCGAAGAGCGAAGTGATGCTCCCGCATCCCCAGTAGCTAACGATATTTCTGCCAGGCGAAGTCCGCCTAGAAAGAAGATTAGAGGGCTGGATGAGATCAATATACCTACAG CCCCCACGGCTCAAGCACCGAATATGGGCTCCGGTGTTGAGCTTTCAGCTCTATTCTCTCTCCCGTCTCTTGTCTCCCATTTCGACACTCTACCTGATCGTCTGCAACAACACTTCCTCATGCACCTCCTTCGTCGCTCCCGTATGCCCACTTTACAACGCATATCGAACTTCGTATCCACGGCTCTTCGCCGGGATTTTATCACCCAACTTCCACACGAGGTCGCCATACAGATACTCAAATCAGTTGATGGCAAGAGTTTAGCCAGTGCCTCCAGGGTGTGcaaaaaatggaagagaatcATTGATATGGAAAGAAGTGTATGGAAGGCGCGATTATTAGACGATAAACTCTGGAGTGGTTTCGGTACAGAAGAACAGGAGGAGAGTTTAGTTCTTGAGCGATACGAGGCGCTAGACCTACACGATCAGCTCGAGGGGAGACGTACTAGCTATCAAGCAGTATCCGGCGAGGATGAGCAAATGTTTTCGCCAACATTGGGTCATGATCTACGTGAAAGACCCACTCCTCTCAAACATGTGTACCGTCGTCGATATCAGGATCAAAAGAATTGGATACATACTCGACCAGAACATAGTTCATTTACTGGCCAGGGTACAAACGTCGTCACATGTCTTCAGTTTGATGAGGATAAGATTGTTTCTGCGTCGGATGATCATTCAATCAACATCTACAACACGAATGATGGTCAGCTTCGCAAGCGGCTTGATGGACATGAGGGCGGCGTGTGGACGCTTCAATATAAAGGTCACACCCTTGTCAGTGGTTCGACAGACCGGACAGTGAGGATATGGGACCTGGAAGATCTCCGAATGACCTATGTGTTCGCTGGCCACACCAGCACTGTTAGATGTCTGCAGATTGTTGAACCGGtgtgggaggaggagacaCAATCCTATCAGCCACCTGTCCCTATGATTGTGACTGGATCCAGAGATGCAACGCTCCGTGTTTGGAAGCTGCCCCAGAAGGATGACCCTCTATATGACGGTATT gtggaagaggaacaaaCTGAGCTCATTGGGCCTGACGTAAACCCTTTCCACATGCACCTTCTTGAGGGCCATTCCCTTGCTGTTCGAACAATTGCCACTCATGGCAGAATCTGTGTATCGGGCTCGTATGATATGAGCGTTAGAGTATGGGACATCGTGAAGGGGACCAGTCTTCATGTTCTTACGGGGCATGAAGATAAAG TGTATAGCATCGTCTACGACCCTTATCGCAAGAGATGTGCCTCGGGCTCTTTGGACAGCACCGTCAAGGTTTGGGATATAGTCTCGGGTCAATGTCTTCACACTCTCCAAGGTCACACTTCTCTTGTGGGCCTCCTCGGTTTGTCCCCTAACTATCTCGtctctgctgctgccgatTCCTCTCTCCGCATTTGGGACCCTAATACTTGCCAACTCAAGAACGTCCTTGCTTCTCACAGTGGCGCAATCACATGCTTTCAGCATGATGAGACAAAGGTCATCTCGGGCTCAGATGGAACCCTGAAGCTCTGGGACGTCAAAACAGGAACATTCGTTCGAGATCTGGTTGTGGGGATCAGCGCGGTGTGGCAAGTCTCTTTCAACAAAAACCTGCTGGTAGCTGCCTCAAATCGGAACGGCGCAACTGTTTTTGATGTCTTCAGATTTGGCCAGTCGAGTACACAAGATGTAGATGATCCCTCTCTTGACAATCTGCAGCCACCGAGATGGGAAAGGTGGGCCgccgagaagagaagaaggttggaaatggaagagaagaaaaagaggaagagccgCAGTCGCAAAGCTCGTACTGAGTCAGCCTGGGATGACAGACTCGAAAAAGTAAGAGACCCAAGAATGGCATCCTGGAAAACTACTTTACCTTATGCCCCGACGGGACATCTTGGCTACTCTGTCGAAGGTGAAGAACCAGACGAACGTGTAGGcctccaacctcctccgGCATTTGGCTTCAGGACTGGGTCTCATGCAGGATCTTCGAAAGGCAACTCGCCGTATCAGTTAAGTTCGGCCCAGTCAGGGTCAAACAACGTTGTGCGTCGGGGTCTTCACGATCTTTCGGGTAGTCCTACGCCGACTGGTGTGGCCCGGAGACGAGCCGGGCTAATGATCTCCAAGGTCCCTAGAGCAGAGGGATCAAATGGGGCTAGCGCCGCATTGCCGCCTGGCTCGGTTGTTGGTCCCCTGGATATTGGGGAGTCGAGTGCTAGTACAGCTGTGGTGGAAGACAATTAtcaggatgatgagggcgaggaggatgaagaaatggagaatgCTGATGAGCATTCATATTGA